The Hymenobacter sp. DG25A nucleotide sequence GTACGGTGAAGGTTTCGCCGTTCGAGTTAGAATTCTTACGCTGGATTACCACGCCCTGGAACTGCTGAATGCGCTCCTTGTTGCCCTCACGTATTTTCACGTGCACGTTGATGGTGTCGCCGGCGGCGAAGGTGGGGAAGCTGGCGCGGCGCTCCTGGGATTCCTGGTTGATGAAGTCGAGAAGTACGCTCATGGTTTTGGAAACTATAATGGACGGCCGCGCCGTCTTGGATTTCTATTAAAGAGGCGCAAATATAGCCCTCTGATTTGGAGATTACAACCCGGAGTTAGGCTTTTTTACTGGCACCGCGGCGTGCAGGCTTAGAAGCGGGTTTTTCGGAGGCAGCAGGCTCCTCCGGAAGCAGGTCGGGGCGGCGCAAACGGGTGCGTTCTACGGCTTGCTCGTGCCGCCACTCTTCAATTTTTGGCGTGTTGCCGGAAAGCAGAATCTCCGGTACCACGTGGCCGCGCCATTCGGCGGGCCGGGTATAAATAGGCGGCGCCAGCAGGTTGTCCTGGAAAGAATCACTCAAAGCTGACTCTTCATTGCCCAGCACACCGGGCAGCAGCCGCACCACGGCATCTACCAGAATAGCGGCGCCCAACTCGCCCCCGCTCAGGACATAGTCGCCCACACTGATTTCGTGGGTGATATATTCCTGACGGATGCGCTCATCCACGCCTTTGTAGTGCCCGCAGAGAATCAGCAGGTTTTCAGTCAGGGAAAAGCGATTCACCAGCGGCTGGCGCAGGGTTTCCCCGTCGGGCGTCATATAAATCACGGCATCGTAGGAGCGCTGGGCCAGCAAACCGTCCAGGCAGGCCGCAATGGGCTCTACCCGCAACACCATGCCGGCACCGCCACCAAACACGTAATCATCAATCTGCCCGTGCTTGTTGATGGCGAAATCCCGCAACTGGTGCACATAGATTTCGGCCAGCCCTTTTTCCTTGGCCCGCTTCACAATGGAATAGGCAAAGGGGCTTTCCAGCAATTCCGGCTGACAGGTGACAATGTCGATGCGCATATACTAGGGCTCTGCCACCTCGTCGGGCTCGTCCCGCTCGCGGGAAGCCGGGGTCATGTACACATCCAGCAGGCCCTCGGGCAGCGTAACGTGCAGCTGGCGCGTTTCCTCATCGGCGTGCGACACCAGCTCGTCTACCACCGGAATCAACACTTCCTGGCCTTTGTAGCGCATGCCCATCACATCCTGCTGCGGCAGCTCATAGAACGCCTCCACAGTGCCCAGCTCACCCAGCTTTTCATCGATGACGGTGTAGCCAATGACATCGTGAAAGTAGAACTGGTCTTCGTCCAGCTCGGGCAGGTCGGCGAGGGGGCAGTAGAGTTGCCCGTTGCGCAGGGGCTCGGCTTCCTCTATGCGGTCAATGCCTTTCAGCTTGAGCAGGGCGCGGTCCTCGGTCTGGGGCTGCACCTTTTCTACAGCGTAGGCCGTGAGCTTGCCGGGGGCAGCCGGCATTTCCAGGTACACCGTTTTCAGCTTGCGGTAGTCGTCCAGGTCATCCACATCCATAAAGGCCACTACAAACCCTTTCAGGCCGTGGGGCTTTACAACGGAACCCAGCAGGTAACACTCTTCAGGCTTCATGCGAATGAGAAGTTGAGGCGGATAAAAAAGTTGAGAGTTTAAAAGCTGCCCGGGGCGAAATTCGCCGCCTCGCAACTCCTAAACTCTCAACCTGGAAACTCCGGAAAGGGCTTAAGCGCCGGCTTCCTCGGTGGTTTCAGCCGCAGCTTCTGCCTCAGGGGCTTCGGCTTCAGCAGCCGGAGCGGCGGCAGCCAGAGCAGCAGCCTGCTTGGCGCGCTGTGCTTCGGCACGGGCTTCTTTCACCTTGGTTTCAGCAGCAAGCTGCTCTTTGCGCTTCTCATCTTTGGCAGTGCCCAGTGAGGTACGCTTGCCTTCGATTTTGGCGTCTTTCTGCTCTTTCCACTCGCTGAAGCGCTGGTCGGCAGTGTCCTGCGAGATGGCGCCTTTAATTACGCCAAGCTGCAGGTGCTTGCGATACAGCACACCACGGTAAGAGAGCATAGCACGAACCGTATCGGTCGGCTGAGCACCTTTCATCACCCAGTCAAATGCCTTGTCACCATCGAAGTTGATGGTAGCGGGGTTGGTCTGGGGGTTGTAGGTACCGATTTTCTCGATGAAGCGACCGTCGCGGGGCGAACGGGAGTCGGCAACAACGATGTCGTACTGAGCGGCCTTTTTGCGGCCGCGGCGGGCGAGGCGGATTTTAACTGCCATAAACCGGTTTGGTTAAGCGACGCATCTCGTGCGTCTAGTTGAAAGTGAGGCGCAAAGGTAGGAAATTAAAGAGGAAGGATGAAGATGAAGCTAGGTTTATTATCAAAGCCGGTCCTTCATTCATATTCAAATCTGTCATCCTGAGCTTGCGAAGGACCTTCTCCCGTTGAAACGAGTCATTGCTACGATTATCGTTGATGCGTGAGAAGGTCCTTCGCAAGCTCAGGATGACAGGTGTTTAATGGAGAGTTGATTGGAATAAGAGGCAGTGGTGAATGGGCATAAAAAAAGGCTGCTCCTTAGCGGAACAGCCTCTTCATTATTCTTTTATAGCTAAGCAGCCATAGGTATAGCTTCCTGCCATTTGCGCTTCACTTTGATGATGCGCATCTTATCCATCGTCCAGATGAACATATACGTGGGGTCAAACTCCCACCACTTCACGCCGAAGTTGACGCGCATGGGTAGCTTGTGGTGATTGTTCTGGAACAGCTCGCCGAAGGCCAGGAAGTCCAGGGCCAGCGTGTTCTTGCTGTGGTCGTGGTTATCGAAGTTCTGGTAGCCGTATTTGTGGCCGCCCCAGTTCACGATAGCGCCGTGGATAGGGCCCATCAGGAAGTGGATGGGCAGCAGTAGATACTGCCACCAGGCGGTAGCAAACTGCACATAAAACAGCACGTAGAGCGTGCCCCAGGCTAGGCGGGAATACCACTTGTCGCCGATGTTCTCAATCAGGCTCCATTCCGGATAGTCGCCCTCAAAACGCTCGGCTTCAGCATAACTGCGGTTCAGCACGGCGTTGTAAATGTTCTTGGTCTTCCACATCATGCTGAAGGCATTGGAAGAGAACAGGGGGGAGTGGGGGTCCAGCTCGGTGTCAGAGTATGCGTGGTGCATGCGGTGCAGCAAAGCATACGCCCGCGGCGAGAGGAACGAGGAGCCCTGACAGATGTAGGTGAACAGGAAGAAGAATTTCTCCCAGAACTTATTCATCGTAAACATCTTGTGCGCCGCGTACCGGTGCAGGTAGAACGTCTGCGTGAACAGTGAAAGGTAATAGTGGGCAACGAAGAAGATAAGAATTGGCATGGCCAGAAATAAAATGAAACCGACTGCTAGAGCAGGCACCCAGGTTGCCCGCATAAACCAAAGAATTGACCTTTAGTTCAAAGACAAGTACAAAACTACGGTCGGGTTAGCCCGTGTTCAATAAATCGTCCAAAAGGACAAAATATTGTTCAAGAGCAAGGATGCAGCCAGATGTGGCGGTGTGGCGATTATTGATAAAAAGGTTGGGCAGCTTCCCAATGTGCAATGTCCGGCAGGGGGGCATTGAAACACATTTCCTCCTTGGTAACCGGGTGCTGAAACTCCAGCCGGCGCGCGTGCAGCGCAATACTCACATCGGGTAGGGGCGCCAGAAAGCCGTACTTCACATCACCCACAATAGGCGTGCTCAGCCCGGTGGCCAGTTGCACCCGAATCTGGTGCGGCCGGCCCGTAATGGGGTTTACCTGCACCAGAAAGCGGTTTCCGGCCTGGCCCAGTACCTCATAGTCCAGCTCCGATTTCAAGCCCTGGGCGTGGCGCTCGGTGTAGGCTTTGGTGGTGTTGCGGATGGGGTCTTTCACCAGCCAGTGGGTGAGGTGGCCCTTGGGCGGCTGCGGGCATTTGCCCACCAGCGCCCAATAGGTTTTATGCACCTTATTGTCCCGGAACATTTCGTTCAGGCGGCTGAGGGCTTTGCTGGTTTTGGCCAGCGCCACTACGCCGCTCACCGGCCTGTCCAGCCGGTGCGCTACGCCTACAAAGGCCGCGCCGGGCTTCTTGTATTTAAAACGCAGATATTCCTCCGCCTTGGCTGAGAGGGGCTCATCGCCGGTAGCATCGCCCTGCACAAGCAGGCCGGCCGGTTTATTAATGATGAGCAG carries:
- a CDS encoding RluA family pseudouridine synthase — its product is MNRPNLWSERKEILFEDNHLLIINKPAGLLVQGDATGDEPLSAKAEEYLRFKYKKPGAAFVGVAHRLDRPVSGVVALAKTSKALSRLNEMFRDNKVHKTYWALVGKCPQPPKGHLTHWLVKDPIRNTTKAYTERHAQGLKSELDYEVLGQAGNRFLVQVNPITGRPHQIRVQLATGLSTPIVGDVKYGFLAPLPDVSIALHARRLEFQHPVTKEEMCFNAPLPDIAHWEAAQPFYQ
- the rimM gene encoding ribosome maturation factor RimM (Essential for efficient processing of 16S rRNA); translation: MKPEECYLLGSVVKPHGLKGFVVAFMDVDDLDDYRKLKTVYLEMPAAPGKLTAYAVEKVQPQTEDRALLKLKGIDRIEEAEPLRNGQLYCPLADLPELDEDQFYFHDVIGYTVIDEKLGELGTVEAFYELPQQDVMGMRYKGQEVLIPVVDELVSHADEETRQLHVTLPEGLLDVYMTPASRERDEPDEVAEP
- a CDS encoding acyl-CoA desaturase; this encodes MPILIFFVAHYYLSLFTQTFYLHRYAAHKMFTMNKFWEKFFFLFTYICQGSSFLSPRAYALLHRMHHAYSDTELDPHSPLFSSNAFSMMWKTKNIYNAVLNRSYAEAERFEGDYPEWSLIENIGDKWYSRLAWGTLYVLFYVQFATAWWQYLLLPIHFLMGPIHGAIVNWGGHKYGYQNFDNHDHSKNTLALDFLAFGELFQNNHHKLPMRVNFGVKWWEFDPTYMFIWTMDKMRIIKVKRKWQEAIPMAA
- the trmD gene encoding tRNA (guanosine(37)-N1)-methyltransferase TrmD; this encodes MRIDIVTCQPELLESPFAYSIVKRAKEKGLAEIYVHQLRDFAINKHGQIDDYVFGGGAGMVLRVEPIAACLDGLLAQRSYDAVIYMTPDGETLRQPLVNRFSLTENLLILCGHYKGVDERIRQEYITHEISVGDYVLSGGELGAAILVDAVVRLLPGVLGNEESALSDSFQDNLLAPPIYTRPAEWRGHVVPEILLSGNTPKIEEWRHEQAVERTRLRRPDLLPEEPAASEKPASKPARRGASKKA
- a CDS encoding 30S ribosomal protein S16, which gives rise to MAVKIRLARRGRKKAAQYDIVVADSRSPRDGRFIEKIGTYNPQTNPATINFDGDKAFDWVMKGAQPTDTVRAMLSYRGVLYRKHLQLGVIKGAISQDTADQRFSEWKEQKDAKIEGKRTSLGTAKDEKRKEQLAAETKVKEARAEAQRAKQAAALAAAAPAAEAEAPEAEAAAETTEEAGA
- the rplS gene encoding 50S ribosomal protein L19, with the translated sequence MSVLLDFINQESQERRASFPTFAAGDTINVHVKIREGNKERIQQFQGVVIQRKNSNSNGETFTVRKISNQIGTERIFPLLSPNIEKIEMVRRGKVRRARLFYLRGLSGKAARIKERRNTTVVA